From one Cynocephalus volans isolate mCynVol1 chromosome X, mCynVol1.pri, whole genome shotgun sequence genomic stretch:
- the RTL3 gene encoding retrotransposon Gag-like protein 3: protein MVEHLAASYIALKLENEILQAQVQRLMEENAALQAQIPALQKSQAAKEDEPLQNPSQTQEPQKPPEPLGPPAGWDPQEPPEVKEAQKPPEPLGPPAGWDCQEPPEVKEAQKPPEPLGPPAAWEPSELPEVKEPQKPPEPQDLSAWEPTEAEEPQEAQKPLEPPSIQEPQNSEPQDPPKAEEPQEAPECQETSAQLEPLDLPAPQEPLEPWVPQESLDPSGTQELLELLAPQESLEGLIVVKTSAASEFPQAPIGLEAADFPLEYPLVFDGDAQKLSEFLIQLNSYMRVRGHLYPTEAALVSYVGNRFSDEAGRWFQPLLDIQSPLLEQFESFIQVLQDTFDNPENMDDANHCIRQLCQREGPVRQYVTHFYLIAQELTWDERTLCIQFQEGLPSFIRDELSHTSPANNLSDLITQCISLEEKLNGKPDPKPSGADPSEEKDGPESLPAENQPVRAASNRPHISQAERARRREGHLCLYCGHPGHFARDCPVKPHRAQQAGNIEARR from the coding sequence ATGGTGGAGCACTTAGCAGCCTCCTATATTGCTCTGAAACtggagaatgaaattctgcaagcCCAAGTGCAGCGGCTGATGGAAGAAAATGCTGCCCTCCAGGCCCAGATTCCAGCGCTCCAGAAGTCCCAAGCAGCCAAAGAGGATGAACCACTCCAAAACCCCTCACAGACCCAGGAGCCCCAGAAGCCCCCAGAGCCCCTGGGTCCCCCAGCAGGCTGGGATCCCCAAGAGCCCCCAGAGGTCAAAGAGGCCCAGAAGCCCCCAGAGCCCCTGGGTCCCCCAGCAGGCTGGGATTGCCAGGAGCCCCCAGAGGTCAAAGAGGCCCAGAAGCCCCCAGAGCCACTGGGTCCCCCAGCAGCCTGGGAGCCCTCAGAGCTCCCAGAGGTCAAGGAACCCCAGAAGCCCCCAGAGCCCCAGGATCTCTCAGCCTGGGAGCCTACCGAAGCAGAGGAGCCCCAGGAGGCCCAGAAGCCCCTGGAGCCCCCATCAATCCAGGAGCCCCAGAATTCAGAACCACAGGATCCCCCAAAAGCTGAGGAGCCCCAGGAGGCACCAGAATGCCAGGAGACAtcggcacagctggaaccccttGATCTTCCAGCTCCCCAGGAGCCTCTGGAGCCTTGGGTGCCTCAGGAATCCCTGGATCCTTCAGGTACCCAGGAGTTATTAGAACTCTTAGCACCCCAAGAGTCCCTGGAAGGCCTAATAGTTGTCAAGACATCAGCAGCTTCAGAGTTCCCACAGGCCCCCATTGGATTAGAGGCTGCAGATTTCCCCCTAGAATACCCTCTAGTCTTCGATGGGGATGCCCAGAAGCTTTCTGAGTTCCTGATTCAGCTAAATAGTTACATGAGAGTCAGAGGGCACCTGTATCCCACTGAAGCAGCCCTGGTGAGCTATGTTGGCAACCGCTTCTCAGATGAGGCAGGAAGGTGGTTCCAGCCCTTATTGGATATCCAAAGCCCCCTGCTGGAGCAATTTGAAAGTTTCATACAAGTCCTCCAGGATACTTTTGACAATCCAGAAAACATGGATGATGCCAACCACTGCATCCGTCAGCTCTGCCAACGGGAGGGCCCTGTCCGCCAGTACGTGACTCACTTCTACCTCATTGCTCAAGAGCTGACCTGGGATGAACGCACTCTCTGCATCCAGTTTCAAGAAGGGCTTCCCAGTTTTATCCGAGATGAACTGTCTCACACAAGCCCAGCCAACAATCTGTCTGATCTGATCACTCAGTGCATCAGCCTAGAAGAGAAGCTAAATGGTAAGCCTGATCCCAAGCCATCAGGGGCAGACCCCTCTGAAGAGAAAGATGGGCCTGAGAGTCTGCCAGCTGAAAACCAGCCTGTGCGGGCCGCAAGCAACCGTCCTCACATCAGTCAAGCTGAACGGGCCCGCCGCCGTGAAGGCCACTTGTGCCTCTACTGTGGTCATCCTGGTCATTTTGCCAGAGATTGCCCAGTCAAGCCTCACCGTGCCCAGCAGGCGGGAAACATCGAGGCCCGGCGGTAA